The following proteins are co-located in the Ketogulonicigenium robustum genome:
- a CDS encoding YcjF family protein, which produces MADRKKNAADLPQIAPVPTLWLLGKTGAGKSSLIASLTGLSDVAIGNGFQSCTKTSRALDFPPDAPVMRFMDTRGLGEVGYDPADDVAVLAGSAHMIVAVARLDDPVQGEVLDVLRRVGRKSPVLLVLTGGDLVEDGARARAIALTRQDYEEAVGRALPYLELSQLPVGGYTAEGLNTLVDKLSALLPEVADILAKSSAADAEAAQFALLRPRILTFAGVAGTSDIIPAVGALSVPGTQLAMMNWLGTEYGAKWSRALLMRFFIALGAGTAARYAALFGLRQLGKFIPVYGQTVVAAASGTVSFATTYALGRAAAYFLFHHMNGATPSPEALRTVYADALRRQPKDHK; this is translated from the coding sequence ATGGCCGACCGCAAGAAAAACGCCGCCGATCTGCCCCAGATCGCCCCCGTGCCAACGCTGTGGCTGCTGGGCAAAACCGGCGCCGGCAAAAGCAGCCTGATCGCCAGTCTGACGGGCCTTAGCGACGTGGCCATCGGCAACGGGTTTCAAAGCTGCACCAAAACGTCGCGCGCGCTAGACTTTCCGCCCGATGCGCCGGTCATGCGGTTCATGGACACGCGCGGCTTGGGCGAGGTCGGCTACGACCCCGCCGATGACGTCGCCGTTTTGGCGGGCAGCGCGCATATGATTGTCGCCGTCGCGCGGCTGGACGACCCTGTTCAGGGCGAGGTGCTGGATGTGCTGCGCCGCGTCGGACGCAAATCGCCTGTGTTGCTGGTGCTGACAGGCGGCGATCTGGTAGAAGACGGCGCCCGCGCCCGTGCAATCGCGCTGACGCGGCAGGATTACGAAGAAGCCGTCGGCCGCGCCCTGCCCTATCTGGAACTGTCGCAACTGCCCGTGGGCGGGTACACCGCCGAGGGGCTGAACACCTTGGTCGACAAACTGTCGGCCCTGCTGCCCGAGGTAGCAGACATCCTTGCCAAATCTAGCGCGGCTGACGCCGAAGCCGCGCAGTTCGCGCTGCTGCGCCCGCGCATTCTGACCTTCGCAGGCGTCGCCGGCACCAGCGACATTATTCCGGCCGTCGGCGCCCTTTCGGTGCCGGGGACGCAGCTGGCGATGATGAACTGGCTGGGCACCGAATATGGGGCCAAGTGGTCGCGCGCCTTGCTGATGCGGTTTTTCATCGCGCTGGGCGCGGGAACCGCCGCGCGCTATGCCGCGCTGTTCGGGCTGCGCCAATTGGGCAAATTCATACCTGTCTACGGCCAAACCGTTGTCGCAGCCGCATCCGGCACTGTCAGCTTTGCGACAACTTACGCCTTGGGCCGCGCGGCTGCCTACTTTCTGTTCCACCACATGAACGGCGCCACCCCCTCTCCCGAGGCGCTGCGGACGGTCTATGCCGACGCCCTGCGCCGCCAGCCCAAGGATCATAAATGA
- a CDS encoding tRNA-binding protein — translation MADYDDFQKLDIRVGRVTRAEPYPEARKPAIKLWVDFGGEIGEKRSSAQVTVHYTPEALVGKQVLGVVNFPPRQIGKFVSEVLILGLPDTDGAVVLVTPDVPVPEGGRLH, via the coding sequence ATGGCGGATTATGACGATTTTCAGAAGCTCGACATTCGCGTCGGCCGCGTGACCCGCGCCGAACCTTACCCCGAGGCCCGCAAACCCGCGATCAAACTGTGGGTCGATTTCGGCGGCGAGATTGGCGAGAAGCGATCCTCGGCCCAAGTCACGGTGCACTACACGCCCGAGGCATTGGTCGGTAAACAGGTGCTGGGCGTGGTCAACTTCCCCCCGCGCCAGATCGGCAAATTCGTGTCCGAGGTTCTGATTTTGGGCCTGCCCGACACCGATGGCGCTGTGGTGCTGGTCACGCCTGACGTGCCGGTGCCCGAGGGGGGGCGGCTGCATTGA
- the gndA gene encoding NADP-dependent phosphogluconate dehydrogenase — MQTKKADLGVLGLGVMGAMLALNFADNGGFDVGLYNRTHEKATRLKAENPDLAERLHPSETLQDFVASLATPRVIVLMLSAGSAVDEQLAQLQPLLEDGDIIIDAGNADFNDTRRRNALYDGTGLHFVGMGVSGGESGARHGPSIMVGGSAEAFKRLKPLLEPIAAKYDGSPCIDWLGTDGAGHFVKTIHNGIEYADMQMIAEIYAILRDGSGLPAGQIGDVFADWNTRGLSSYLVEITATVLKEVDTETGKPLVDLIVDEAGQKGTGRWSVIEAQKLGIGATALEAAVAARCISSARHLRLAAAEVYGDLGIDAAIFGTAPADIAELESALETAKIVAYAQGYTVLAAASEEFGWNLPMGEIARIWRAGCIIRSVLLQDIMQAYEGGASVQNLLLVPAFAERVKLGQVALRKVVAKAAAAGVPVPALSSALAYFDDLRRGRGAANLIQGQRDFFGAHTFRRLDREGVFHHIWPEA; from the coding sequence ATGCAGACGAAGAAGGCAGACCTTGGGGTCTTGGGTCTTGGTGTGATGGGCGCGATGCTGGCGCTGAACTTTGCCGATAACGGCGGGTTCGATGTCGGCCTCTATAACCGCACGCATGAAAAAGCGACGCGACTGAAGGCCGAAAACCCCGATCTGGCTGAGCGTCTGCACCCTTCGGAAACGCTGCAGGATTTTGTGGCCAGCCTTGCCACCCCGCGCGTGATCGTGCTGATGCTCAGCGCGGGCAGCGCCGTGGACGAGCAGTTGGCCCAACTGCAGCCCCTGCTGGAAGACGGCGACATCATCATCGACGCCGGCAACGCCGACTTCAACGACACCCGCCGCCGCAATGCATTGTATGACGGCACCGGCCTGCACTTTGTCGGCATGGGCGTGTCGGGCGGCGAATCCGGTGCGCGCCATGGCCCGTCGATCATGGTTGGCGGCTCGGCCGAGGCGTTCAAACGCCTGAAACCCTTGCTGGAGCCGATCGCAGCGAAATACGACGGTAGCCCCTGCATCGACTGGCTGGGCACCGATGGTGCGGGCCACTTCGTTAAGACCATCCACAACGGCATCGAATATGCCGACATGCAGATGATCGCCGAGATTTACGCCATCCTGCGCGACGGCTCGGGCCTGCCTGCCGGCCAGATCGGCGACGTTTTCGCCGATTGGAACACGCGCGGCCTGTCGTCCTACCTTGTCGAGATTACCGCGACCGTCCTGAAGGAAGTCGACACCGAAACCGGCAAGCCGCTGGTCGACCTGATCGTTGACGAGGCAGGCCAAAAAGGCACTGGCCGCTGGTCGGTGATCGAGGCGCAAAAATTGGGCATCGGCGCGACGGCGCTGGAAGCCGCTGTCGCCGCCCGCTGTATCTCGTCCGCACGTCATCTGCGCCTGGCCGCAGCCGAGGTTTACGGCGATCTGGGGATTGATGCGGCCATTTTCGGCACCGCCCCCGCCGATATCGCCGAGCTAGAATCCGCGCTGGAGACCGCCAAGATCGTGGCCTACGCGCAGGGCTATACGGTGCTGGCCGCCGCATCCGAGGAGTTTGGCTGGAATCTGCCCATGGGCGAGATTGCCCGCATCTGGCGCGCCGGCTGCATCATCCGCTCGGTGCTGCTGCAAGACATCATGCAAGCCTATGAAGGCGGCGCAAGTGTGCAGAACCTGCTACTGGTGCCCGCCTTTGCCGAACGCGTCAAGCTGGGCCAAGTGGCCCTGCGCAAGGTCGTCGCCAAGGCCGCCGCTGCGGGCGTTCCGGTGCCTGCCCTGTCGTCGGCTCTGGCCTACTTCGACGATCTGCGTCGCGGTCGCGGCGCCGCCAACCTGATCCAGGGGCAGCGCGACTTCTTTGGTGCGCACACATTCCGCCGCCTCGACCGCGAGGGTGTGTTCCACCACATCTGGCCCGAGGCCTAA
- a CDS encoding thymidine kinase — MAKLYFNYSTMNAGKSTVLLQAAYNYNERGMQTYLLTAAFDNRAGVGRIESRIGIGADADTYLPDDDLFARIAQRMADGPIACVLVDEAQFLSPDQVWQLARAVDDLRVPVMCFGLRVDFRGELFPGSATLLALSDEMREVRTICFCGKKATMVVRQGPDGQVAHDGDQVVIGGNETYVSLCRRHWREAMGEVLPN, encoded by the coding sequence ATGGCAAAGCTCTACTTCAACTACTCGACCATGAATGCGGGCAAATCGACTGTCCTGCTGCAGGCGGCCTACAACTATAACGAACGTGGAATGCAGACCTATTTGCTGACAGCCGCCTTCGACAATCGCGCGGGGGTCGGGCGCATCGAAAGCCGCATCGGAATCGGCGCCGATGCCGATACCTACCTGCCCGACGACGACCTGTTCGCCCGCATCGCCCAGCGCATGGCCGATGGCCCCATCGCCTGCGTGCTGGTGGACGAGGCGCAGTTCCTGTCGCCCGATCAGGTGTGGCAACTGGCCCGCGCTGTCGATGACCTGCGCGTGCCTGTTATGTGCTTTGGCCTGCGGGTGGATTTTCGGGGCGAGCTGTTCCCCGGCTCGGCGACGCTGCTGGCCCTATCGGACGAGATGCGTGAAGTCCGCACGATCTGTTTTTGCGGCAAAAAGGCCACCATGGTGGTGCGCCAGGGGCCTGATGGTCAAGTCGCCCACGATGGCGATCAGGTGGTGATCGGCGGGAACGAAACTTATGTCTCGCTCTGCCGCCGTCACTGGCGTGAAGCTATGGGCGAGGTGCTACCCAACTAA
- a CDS encoding GTPase, translating to MSRSPIRGWLLRVERLAAIGAVAIPMAAAMVLGFFWLFDHGWLLYFAGISAALSLIALIIRRWPRRARTAKAALADTGVAPNPEWDDRAQKAYDAALEVIATRLGASTAWEDLQPLAFDVIATVAAHSGEKGKSALDFTLPEALLLTERVSSRFRADLRRHIPFSDSLSLKSIIWLWRNRDRAQALWNVGQNAWRVVRLLRNPPLAVIQEIDRAAAGGHQNMLTSEAISLVQTVLLQEVAKAAVDLYSGHLRFSDAELLKLRREDAALDESRIASPDTPLRVVFAGQVSAGKSTLINALLGENRAETDMPPTTPGATAYTTMLGGVPATLLDLAGLDGSERARQIARDHLLQADIVVWVLKANRPARAPDVAALRDWFAALDENKARRRPPLIPVAAWVDALLPADTAVALPPEAVAAISTAMRTIGDELSDAVGAPLPLPIPVRSTAPQWNIETLHQVLAANVIEGLMVQRNRVRLTPQGGAIRQEIGRAVHGIGAGLGLGTKLGLERLGFGRGKKDSKTDGPALLPPPDDTGKPPE from the coding sequence ATGAGCCGTAGCCCTATTCGTGGCTGGCTGCTGCGTGTCGAGCGCCTCGCCGCCATTGGTGCGGTCGCCATTCCCATGGCCGCAGCAATGGTGCTGGGGTTCTTTTGGTTGTTCGACCACGGCTGGCTGCTGTATTTCGCCGGAATTTCTGCGGCGCTGTCGCTGATCGCGCTGATCATCCGCCGCTGGCCGCGCCGCGCCCGCACTGCCAAAGCGGCGCTGGCCGATACAGGCGTCGCGCCCAACCCCGAATGGGACGATCGCGCGCAAAAAGCCTATGATGCCGCGCTCGAGGTGATCGCCACCCGCCTTGGCGCCTCGACCGCGTGGGAAGACCTGCAGCCACTGGCGTTTGACGTCATTGCAACCGTCGCCGCGCATTCGGGTGAAAAAGGCAAATCCGCGCTGGATTTTACGCTGCCCGAGGCCCTTTTGCTGACCGAGCGGGTCTCGTCGCGCTTTCGAGCCGACCTGCGGCGGCACATCCCCTTTAGCGATAGCTTGTCGTTGAAATCGATCATCTGGCTGTGGCGCAACCGCGACCGCGCGCAGGCGCTGTGGAATGTGGGGCAAAACGCGTGGCGCGTGGTGCGCCTGCTGCGCAACCCGCCCTTGGCCGTCATTCAGGAAATCGACCGTGCCGCCGCAGGCGGCCACCAGAACATGCTGACGAGCGAGGCGATATCGCTGGTTCAAACCGTGTTGTTGCAAGAGGTCGCCAAAGCCGCCGTCGACTTGTATTCGGGGCATCTGCGATTCTCGGATGCCGAGCTGCTGAAACTGCGCCGCGAGGACGCCGCACTGGACGAAAGCCGCATCGCCAGCCCCGACACCCCGCTGCGCGTGGTTTTTGCGGGGCAGGTCAGCGCCGGAAAATCGACGCTCATCAACGCACTGCTGGGTGAAAACCGCGCCGAGACCGATATGCCGCCCACCACCCCCGGTGCCACGGCCTATACCACCATGCTGGGCGGTGTGCCCGCAACGCTGCTGGATCTGGCCGGTCTGGATGGCAGCGAGCGTGCCCGCCAGATCGCCCGCGACCACCTGCTTCAAGCCGACATCGTTGTTTGGGTGCTGAAGGCAAACCGCCCCGCGCGCGCGCCGGACGTGGCCGCGCTGCGCGACTGGTTCGCCGCCTTGGACGAAAACAAGGCCCGCCGCCGCCCGCCGTTGATCCCTGTCGCGGCTTGGGTCGACGCGCTGTTGCCCGCCGATACCGCAGTCGCCCTGCCGCCCGAAGCGGTCGCCGCGATATCTACCGCCATGCGCACCATCGGTGACGAACTATCAGACGCGGTCGGCGCGCCGCTGCCGCTGCCCATTCCCGTCCGCAGCACCGCGCCGCAGTGGAACATCGAAACGCTGCATCAGGTCCTTGCGGCCAACGTGATCGAGGGGTTGATGGTGCAGCGTAACCGCGTGCGTCTGACGCCCCAAGGCGGCGCGATCCGGCAGGAAATCGGCCGCGCGGTGCACGGCATCGGCGCAGGGCTGGGGCTGGGTACGAAGCTGGGGCTGGAACGCCTAGGCTTTGGGCGCGGCAAAAAAGACAGCAAGACCGACGGACCCGCCCTGCTGCCCCCGCCCGACGATACAGGCAAGCCGCCCGAATAA
- a CDS encoding SIMPL domain-containing protein, with protein MKHSITTLAAVTAVALMAAPAFADDRTMTVTGNGTVTLSPDMARVSVGVSADADTAAEAMSSMSADLAAVMAKIEAAGIEARDVQTSAINLSPRYDYPEQGGPVMVGYNASSSLQLRVRALDTLGSVLDSVVADGANQVTGVSFDVQDSSAAVDEARRNAVADAVARATLYADAAGVTLGTLQTLNEYGNTPRPMPMPEARMMAMAADAVPVAAGELSISVSVTMVYEIEN; from the coding sequence ATGAAGCATTCCATTACGACGTTGGCCGCCGTCACTGCGGTTGCCCTGATGGCCGCACCGGCATTTGCGGATGACCGCACCATGACCGTCACGGGCAACGGCACTGTTACCCTATCGCCCGACATGGCCCGCGTCAGCGTTGGCGTCTCGGCCGATGCCGATACCGCTGCCGAAGCGATGTCGAGTATGAGCGCCGATCTGGCCGCCGTCATGGCCAAAATCGAGGCCGCCGGTATCGAGGCGCGCGACGTGCAGACCAGCGCGATCAACCTCAGCCCGCGCTACGATTACCCCGAACAGGGCGGCCCCGTCATGGTCGGCTATAACGCATCGTCCAGCCTGCAACTGCGCGTGCGTGCGCTGGACACGCTGGGGTCGGTGCTGGATAGTGTGGTCGCCGATGGTGCCAATCAGGTCACCGGCGTTTCGTTCGATGTGCAGGATTCCAGCGCCGCTGTTGACGAGGCGCGCCGCAATGCCGTTGCCGACGCCGTCGCCCGCGCCACGCTATATGCCGATGCGGCTGGCGTGACCTTGGGCACGCTGCAAACGCTGAACGAATACGGTAACACCCCGCGCCCCATGCCCATGCCCGAGGCGCGCATGATGGCTATGGCCGCCGATGCGGTCCCCGTCGCGGCGGGCGAGCTGTCGATTTCGGTCTCGGTCACCATGGTGTATGAAATCGAGAACTGA
- a CDS encoding 2-hydroxyacid dehydrogenase produces the protein MKLFISRLMPDPILARAQKDYAVTLRPEAVRPLSEDEMVDALTTHDALLVTLGDRFTAEVFQRALAAGGGKIRARLIANFGVGFNHIDADAARAAGVEVTNTPGAVTDSTADIALTLILMTCRRAAEGERLARSGQWQGWGPVEMLGQHVTGKTLGVVGFGRIGQAIAQRCLYGFGMDVIYYNRSAKDAGFPAEKVDDLHDLMARADIVVTAVPGGNTNIVDGPALAAMKSTGVIVNIARGDVVEQDALIDVLQRAAIAGAGLDVYRDEPAVPAALRALDNVVLLPHLGTSTLEVRLNMGNMALDNIDAVAAGQVPPNRV, from the coding sequence TTGAAACTGTTCATATCCCGCCTGATGCCCGACCCCATTCTGGCCCGCGCCCAGAAAGACTACGCCGTCACCCTGCGCCCCGAAGCCGTCCGCCCGCTGAGCGAGGACGAGATGGTCGACGCGCTGACCACGCATGATGCGCTGCTGGTCACGCTGGGCGACAGGTTTACTGCCGAAGTATTCCAGCGTGCGTTGGCGGCTGGGGGCGGCAAGATCCGCGCGCGGCTAATAGCGAACTTTGGCGTAGGCTTTAACCACATCGACGCCGACGCGGCGCGCGCCGCAGGTGTCGAGGTGACGAACACCCCCGGCGCCGTCACCGATTCCACCGCCGACATCGCCCTGACGCTGATCCTGATGACCTGCCGCCGCGCGGCCGAGGGTGAGCGTCTGGCGCGTTCAGGTCAGTGGCAAGGCTGGGGGCCGGTCGAGATGCTGGGCCAGCATGTGACGGGAAAGACGCTGGGCGTCGTCGGTTTTGGCCGCATCGGGCAGGCGATTGCGCAGCGCTGCCTTTATGGTTTTGGCATGGATGTGATTTATTACAATCGCTCGGCCAAGGATGCAGGGTTTCCTGCCGAAAAGGTCGATGATCTGCACGACCTGATGGCGCGGGCCGATATCGTGGTGACGGCGGTTCCGGGCGGGAATACGAATATCGTCGATGGCCCCGCGCTTGCGGCGATGAAGTCGACCGGCGTGATCGTCAACATCGCGCGCGGTGATGTGGTCGAACAAGATGCGTTAATCGATGTGTTGCAGCGCGCGGCCATTGCGGGCGCGGGCTTGGATGTATACCGCGACGAGCCTGCCGTTCCCGCCGCCCTGCGGGCGCTGGACAACGTTGTGCTGCTGCCGCATTTGGGCACATCCACATTGGAAGTGCGGCTGAACATGGGCAACATGGCGCTGGACAATATCGACGCGGTCGCCGCGGGTCAGGTGCCGCCCAACCGCGTTTAG
- a CDS encoding helix-turn-helix domain-containing protein, giving the protein MPDDVMAHICLGGEYTINQGAGPDVRGAPGWIYLDPMQRPGTVHYHAPGVHIMYISTPWQKLLELAPATTPLLRQRLPFSPQWAEVLHHARSLHRLADQGMPVDSAAFEIKLRQLFAAACNTSAEQMGLAAQNAGLEARRRLAAIKAKIEEHLIDPLLSAERIATLNGISARYLRSLFAKDKVSFTDYVNARKLARVHAMIVDPERRSVPISKLALECGFNDASWFTSQFRRAFGTAPSDARAQAIVQWQATQPATV; this is encoded by the coding sequence ATGCCTGACGACGTGATGGCACACATCTGCCTTGGCGGTGAATACACGATCAACCAAGGGGCCGGCCCCGATGTGCGTGGCGCACCGGGCTGGATCTATCTTGACCCGATGCAAAGGCCGGGCACTGTGCACTACCATGCCCCCGGCGTACACATCATGTATATCTCGACCCCGTGGCAAAAACTGTTGGAACTGGCACCCGCGACAACGCCCCTGCTGCGGCAAAGGTTGCCTTTCTCCCCGCAATGGGCAGAGGTTTTGCACCATGCGCGCAGCCTGCACCGCTTGGCAGATCAGGGCATGCCAGTCGACAGCGCCGCATTTGAAATCAAGCTGCGGCAGCTGTTCGCAGCGGCCTGCAACACAAGCGCCGAACAGATGGGCCTCGCCGCGCAAAACGCGGGGTTGGAAGCGCGCCGTCGGCTTGCGGCCATCAAGGCCAAGATCGAAGAACACCTGATCGATCCCCTGCTGAGCGCCGAGCGAATTGCCACACTCAACGGTATTTCGGCGCGGTATCTGCGGTCGTTGTTCGCCAAAGACAAAGTGTCCTTTACCGATTACGTGAATGCGCGCAAGCTGGCACGGGTGCATGCGATGATCGTAGACCCAGAACGCCGTAGCGTTCCCATCAGCAAATTGGCACTGGAATGCGGTTTCAACGATGCATCATGGTTCACCAGCCAGTTCCGGCGGGCGTTCGGCACCGCCCCGTCGGATGCGCGCGCACAAGCGATTGTGCAGTGGCAGGCAACCCAGCCAGCAACCGTTTGA
- a CDS encoding YbjN domain-containing protein translates to MPVSAHHISHPIDLVEDIAQHHAWEFDRITRDDIAMVVEGLWRSYTITLSWSPEDEALRLFCTFEMEPPPARLPALYEVLNLINDRCWAGSFSWWTDHQMMAFKYALFLAGGQQPCTAQIDMMIATAISNAERYFPALQMATWGELAPAEALRTAITEVHGHA, encoded by the coding sequence ATGCCCGTATCCGCCCACCACATATCGCACCCGATCGATCTGGTCGAAGACATCGCCCAGCACCACGCATGGGAATTTGATCGCATCACGCGTGACGACATCGCCATGGTGGTCGAGGGGCTGTGGCGGTCCTACACCATCACCCTGTCATGGAGCCCCGAGGACGAGGCTCTGCGCCTGTTCTGTACGTTTGAAATGGAACCGCCGCCCGCGCGCCTGCCCGCGCTTTACGAGGTTCTGAACCTGATCAACGACCGGTGCTGGGCGGGGTCGTTCAGTTGGTGGACCGACCACCAGATGATGGCGTTCAAATATGCGCTGTTTTTGGCCGGCGGCCAGCAGCCCTGCACCGCACAGATCGACATGATGATCGCCACCGCCATCAGCAACGCCGAGCGGTATTTCCCTGCGCTGCAAATGGCGACATGGGGCGAACTGGCCCCTGCCGAGGCCCTGCGCACCGCCATCACCGAGGTGCACGGTCACGCCTGA
- the proC gene encoding pyrroline-5-carboxylate reductase, which translates to MIDDSVRDKGLVLLGCGKMGSAMLAGWLAGGLPATSVWVNDPHPSDWLLGTGVHVNQPLPAHPAVVLIAVKPQQMADALPTLQALGNGDTLFLSIAAGITIGRYQDILGAQTPIVRAMPNTPAAIGQGITALIGNANVTATQLETAEGLLQAVGQTVRLETEDQIDAVTALSGGGPAYVFHLIETLAAAGEAVGLPPDMAMTLAKVTVAGSGQLAIQSPETPTQLRINVTSPKGTTLAALNVLMDEESGFPALVPKAIKAARDRSAELASGA; encoded by the coding sequence ATGATTGATGATTCCGTTCGCGATAAGGGCCTCGTGCTGCTGGGATGCGGTAAGATGGGCTCGGCCATGTTGGCGGGCTGGCTGGCGGGCGGTCTGCCAGCAACGTCGGTGTGGGTGAACGACCCCCACCCGTCGGATTGGCTGCTGGGGACGGGGGTTCACGTGAATCAACCGCTGCCCGCTCATCCCGCCGTGGTGCTGATCGCCGTAAAGCCGCAGCAGATGGCCGATGCGCTGCCTACCCTGCAGGCGCTGGGTAACGGCGATACGCTTTTCCTGTCGATCGCCGCAGGCATCACCATCGGGCGGTATCAAGACATTTTGGGCGCGCAAACCCCCATCGTGCGCGCCATGCCAAACACGCCCGCAGCTATCGGGCAGGGCATCACCGCGCTGATCGGAAATGCCAATGTCACCGCGACGCAGCTGGAAACGGCCGAAGGGCTGCTGCAGGCCGTGGGCCAGACCGTGCGGCTGGAGACGGAAGACCAGATCGATGCCGTGACCGCGCTGTCGGGCGGCGGGCCAGCCTATGTCTTCCACCTCATCGAAACGCTGGCCGCCGCGGGCGAGGCGGTGGGCCTGCCGCCCGATATGGCGATGACGCTGGCCAAGGTGACGGTGGCAGGGTCGGGTCAGCTGGCCATCCAGTCGCCCGAAACACCCACGCAACTGCGCATCAACGTGACCTCGCCCAAGGGCACGACGCTGGCTGCGCTGAATGTGCTGATGGACGAAGAAAGCGGATTCCCCGCGCTGGTGCCCAAAGCCATCAAGGCCGCACGCGACCGTTCGGCCGAATTGGCATCGGGGGCGTAA
- a CDS encoding c-type cytochrome, which translates to MTTTRIPLIAAIVCLPLITACAIFSTEREFDGAQMFMANCASCHGRDATGSVAMGLNLTPPASDLTTISARNGGNFPWNSVLSTIDGFGQGGHNGAMPAFGEGDLGEPVLIERDGASIPVPAGLLALGTYVFSLQK; encoded by the coding sequence ATGACCACAACCCGTATTCCGCTGATCGCGGCCATCGTCTGCCTGCCGCTGATCACCGCTTGCGCGATTTTCAGCACCGAGCGCGAATTCGACGGCGCGCAAATGTTTATGGCGAACTGCGCCTCGTGCCATGGCCGCGATGCGACTGGGTCGGTCGCGATGGGGTTGAACCTGACCCCGCCCGCCAGCGACCTGACCACGATCAGCGCCCGCAACGGCGGCAACTTCCCGTGGAACAGCGTGCTGTCGACCATCGACGGTTTTGGCCAAGGCGGCCACAATGGCGCGATGCCCGCCTTTGGCGAGGGTGATCTGGGCGAGCCGGTGTTGATCGAACGCGACGGCGCGTCGATCCCTGTGCCTGCGGGCCTGTTGGCGCTGGGAACCTATGTCTTCTCGCTACAGAAATAA
- a CDS encoding ABC transporter ATP-binding protein: MNDIVLSLHGIEKTYAKGRADAVPVLRGIDLTLRAGEVVALVAPSGAGKSTLLHIAGLLDSADTGKIGIDGTDMTGANDRRRTAARRTSIGFVYQFHHLLPEFSAAENIILPQLANGTSEKDAAARAASLLDRVGIAHRASHRPAALSGGEQQRVAFCRAMANSPRLLLADEPTGNLDPATSDQVFSTLIALARETGLGALIATHNLDLAARMDRILRLDAGRLIEATPQGGAQP; the protein is encoded by the coding sequence ATGAATGACATCGTCCTGTCCCTGCATGGGATCGAAAAAACCTATGCCAAAGGCCGCGCCGACGCCGTGCCGGTTCTGCGCGGTATCGACCTGACGCTGCGCGCGGGCGAGGTTGTGGCGCTGGTTGCGCCATCTGGCGCGGGCAAATCAACCCTGCTGCACATCGCGGGGTTGCTCGACAGCGCCGATACCGGCAAAATCGGCATCGACGGCACCGATATGACCGGCGCGAACGACCGCCGCCGCACCGCCGCGCGGCGCACCAGCATCGGCTTCGTCTATCAGTTCCACCATTTGCTGCCCGAGTTTTCGGCCGCCGAAAACATCATCCTGCCGCAACTGGCCAATGGCACCAGCGAAAAAGACGCTGCCGCGCGCGCCGCCAGCCTGCTGGACCGCGTCGGCATTGCCCACCGCGCCAGCCATCGCCCTGCCGCCCTGTCGGGGGGCGAGCAGCAACGCGTCGCCTTTTGCCGCGCCATGGCCAACAGCCCGCGCCTGCTGCTGGCAGATGAGCCAACCGGCAACCTTGACCCTGCAACCTCGGATCAGGTTTTTTCCACGCTGATCGCGCTGGCACGTGAAACAGGGCTTGGCGCGTTGATCGCGACGCATAATCTAGACTTGGCCGCCCGCATGGACCGAATCCTGCGTCTGGACGCGGGGCGCCTGATCGAAGCCACACCACAAGGGGGTGCCCAGCCATGA
- a CDS encoding 2Fe-2S iron-sulfur cluster-binding protein produces the protein MARITYVEFNGTEHVVDVPTGLTVMEGARDNGIPGIEADCGGACSCSTCHVYVDPAWVAQLPERDPMEEDMLDFALEPDPVRSRLSCQLRVTDALDGLRVNMPERQI, from the coding sequence ATGGCCCGCATTACCTATGTTGAATTCAACGGAACCGAGCATGTCGTCGATGTTCCCACGGGTCTGACGGTCATGGAGGGGGCGCGCGACAACGGCATCCCCGGGATCGAGGCCGACTGCGGCGGCGCGTGTTCCTGTTCGACCTGCCACGTCTACGTCGATCCGGCGTGGGTCGCCCAGCTACCCGAACGCGACCCGATGGAAGAAGACATGCTCGATTTCGCGCTTGAGCCTGATCCGGTGCGCTCACGCCTTAGCTGCCAACTGCGCGTTACCGACGCGCTTGATGGCCTGCGCGTGAATATGCCCGAACGTCAGATCTGA